TCCTTCTTTGCTCATCGAGATTCTTATGGTTGGGATCGGGCCTCACTCGTGACTCTATCCGGTCAGGACGCGTTTACCAATACTAGTTCGGTCGCCAGCGATAATCCCAGTGAGGTCGGCGGGGTGATCTTCTCCGGGCCGTCAGATACCTCGACTCGTCTACCGGCCGACAATGACAAGGGGTACGTCGCGCGATTTAGCAATATTGCACCAGGCAGCGATGGGAAAGTCGTGCTAACCATTAGCTTCGACGGAAACGTCGCCAGCCAATACACGGGTAAGTATGGCAGTGCAATCCGGCTGATGGAGTCCGGCGACGGAGGAGGGCCGGTCAACCAAGCCCCGAATGGGGTCATCAACACCCCAACTGGGGCGCAGACCATCCAGGTGGGCCAGACCGTCACCTTTACTGGCACGGGCACTGATCCTGAACCGAACCTACCCCTTACTCATCGGTGGACCTTTGGAGCCGGCTCCGGGATTGCTGATCGCACGGTAGAAGACCCCGGCGCCATAACCTTTACAACCGCCGGGGTGTTTACGGTGACCTATACGGTGACGGATGGCCTGGGATTGGCCGACCCCACCCCCGCGACTGTTCAAGTGACGGTGTCCGACACACCGCCACCCTCCGGCTTAACCATTTCGAACCTGTCCGTGGCCAGCGGGCAATCATATGTTGTGCCCGCTTCCGGCCTTCAAGCTGGGAGCACCGTCTATATTGACCGCGGCTATACCTTTACCACGGTCCCTGCCAGCGTACAGGGTGCCACGTACATCCGAACCGCTAATAATGATAAAACGGCTACTACTGCGACTTTTCTCAGCTTTACGGTCAATCAACCCGTCTCCGTATCAGTCGCCCATGACGTGCGGCTCACCCCTAAGCCGTCGTGGTTGAGCACCTTTACAGATACCGGTATAAATCTGGTGACCTCGGATACCACTCTTCGCCTCTTTGCACGGTCATTCCCGGCCGGGACTATTACCCTCGGGGGCAATGCCAGTGGTGGGAGCGGCAGCATGTATTCGGTTATCGTCCAACCACAGGGGGGAGGAGGACCGGTTAACCAAGCCCCGAATGGGGTCATCAACACCCCAACTGGGGCGCAGACCATCCAGGTGGGCCAGACCGTCACCTTTACTGGCACGGGCACTGATCCTGAACCGAACCTACCCCTTACTCATCGGTGGACCTTTGGAGCCGGCTCCGGGATTGCTGATCGCACGGTAGAAGACCCCGGCGCCATAACCTTTACAACCGCCGGGGTGTTTACGGTGACCTATACGGTGACGGATGGCCTGGGATTGGCCGACCCCACCCCCGCGACTGTTCAAGTGACGGTGTCCGACACACCGCCACCCTCCGGCTTAACCATTTCGAACCTGTCCGTGGCCAGCGGGCAATCATATGTTGTGCCCGCTTCCGGCCTTCAAGCTGGGAGCACCGTCTATATTGACCGCGGCTATACCTTTACCACGGTCCCTGCCAGCGTACAGGGTGCCACGTACATCCGAACCGCTAATAATGATAAATCGGCTACCACTGCGACTTTTCTCAGCTTTACCGTCAATCAACCCGTCTCCGTGTCAGTCGCCCATGACGTGCGGCTCACCCCTAAGCCGTCGTGGTTGAGCACCTTTACGGATACCGGTACAAATCTGGTGACCTCGGATACCACTCTTCGCCTCTTTGCACGGTCCTTCCCGGCCGGGACTATTACCCTCGGGGGCAATGCCAGCGGTGGAAGCGGCAGCATGTATTCGGTTATCGTCCAACCCCAGAGCCCAACCCCATAAACTGACTTATCCCAAGGACCCCAACAATATACCTAGGAATGGGGCCGTCATCTGGTGCATTAGAGGTGGTTGAAAAACTCGCTCAACCCTTCAGGTGACAGCATATGCATATCTCTTGGACGACAGACACCCCGTCCAATGGAGAAACCAAGCATTAACCATTTGATAACGAGGAGTTTTAAGAGGTCCTTATCTTGTTTAGTAGTTTATTTGTCCGCGGCGGGTAACAACTCAGATGCAGCCATCAACAATTAACCGGTTAAAGCAAACATGACGATTGTATAGGATCCTCTCTGAAAACATCGGGAGTTGTTCAGACAACTTGAATAATGGCGGGAACTTTCTCGTGCTGGGGCGTCCGGCGGTGTGCTCCCCGAATTTTGGACCACTTGATATGTTAGGTTTTCCTCAACCCGAGGAGGCCCGACATGAAGAAGAAGCGGTTCACCGAAGAACAGATTTTCCGGATTTTGCGTGATGCGGAAGCGAAGACGATTGATGCGGCAGCTCGGCAACATGGTGCTTCGGAACAATCTATTTATGGCTGGAAACGCCAATTTGGTCAGAAGGAGGAGGCAGAAGGAGGAGGCAGAAGTGCGGGAACTCCGGCACCTTCGGCAAGAAAATGCCGGGCCAAGAAAGACTTAGCCGAACGAGACTTGGAAGTGAAGTGATAAAGGAACTGCAGGCAAAGAAGTGGTAACCCCACGGGCACGGCGTCAAGCGGCGCGGGTCGCGTGGGGTGAGTCAACGGCGGGCAGCGTGGCTGTGGACGACGCCTTGTTCGGGAATGAGATATGAGGCCAAGGGGCCCCGATGGTATGCGCGCTTGGCGCAAGCGCTCCAGGGAGTGGCGCACCGCTATCCTCCAGTGGGGCTATCGGCTGGCCGGAGGCTTCCTCCAATGTCGGTTACAGGCGCCCCGTCGGAAGTCTCGGAAGAAAGTGGTCACGGGGGCCACCCTCCAGCCCACCGCCACACAGAAGAATGCGGTATGGAGTTGGGATTCCGTACATGTGCCACGACGGCGGGGGAGGCCTTCCGCTGTTTGACGGTGAAGGATGAAGCCACGTGCTTCTGTTTAGCCATTGAGGTGGAAGGGTCCTTCTCACATCAATGGTGCTGGCCGTCTTGAAACGGCTGGTGAGCCTCTACGGGCAACCACTTTTTGTCCGGAGTGAGATGGGCCTGAACTCCGGGCTCAGCCGTTGCTCACATTTTTTGAGGATCGGGGATGATCCCCAGTCGCATTACCCCGGGCAAGCCCTGACAGAATGGCAGCAATGAAAGGTTGAATGGGACGTTTCGGCGAGAATGTTTAGATGCAGAAGTGTTTGATTCCCTCGCAGAGGCGCGGGTCGTGATCGAAGATTGGCGCCGCTTGTATAATCAGCAGCGGCCTCACAGCACGCTGGGCTATCAGACGCCAGCTACCCTCTATTGGGGAACGGTGAGTCCACGAGCCGGTTCAGGAGGTACTCAGGGACCGCGGTGGAATAATCAATGCACATAGTGGGTCATCAAGCCACGATCACGGGCCGACCCGACTCAGAGGTCGAAAGGATATCATCCTACAAAAGCAAAAGCCGAAAACCAAACATGATCACTCGGAAAACCTAACATAACCAAGTGGCAAAAAAACAAGGGCAGCTCACCGTGGAGATGTATCCCTGTTACCTCTGCCTATTGAATTTGCCAATCTAGGGAGGTCGTCGCGGGATAGCCGGTTGAGGTTATCGTCGCCCCATTCATTAACCATACCGCTACTGTGCCACTACCAGTATTATGCCAGACGAGGTCTGCCTTCCCATCGCCATTGAAATCACCAACTTGCCGAATCACCCAATTTAACGAGACACTACCTGGAAAGCCGGTCGATGTGATAGTCGCCCCATTCATGAACCACACCGCCACCGCGCCTGAACTCGCATGACGCCAAACAATGTCATCCGTGCCATTCCCATTTACATCTCCCAAGCCCACAATCTGCCAGGCTAAGGATCCACCGGATGGGAAACCGGTTGACGTAATAGCGGCTCCATTCATCAACCACACTGCCACGGCCCCTGTGCTGTTTTTACGCCAAACAAGGTCTGCCTTCCCATCGCCATTGAGATCGCCTACCTCCTTAATCACCCAATCCAAGGGAACAGTGCCTGGAAAGCCAGTCGATAGGATGGTTGTCCCGTTCATGATCCACACCGCCACGGCACCACTGCTCGTATTTCGCCAGACGAGGTCTGCCTTCCCATCGCCATTGAGATCCCCCACGCCCGCGATCTGCCACGCTAAAGGCGCCCCGGGTGGGAAACCCGTCGACGTGATGGTTGTCCCGTTCATGAACCACACCGACACGGCGCCACTATTGGTATTTCGCCAGACGAGGTCTGACTTCCCGTCGCCATTAAGATCGCCCTTTCCGGCGATTTTCCAGGATAAAGACGCCCCGCCTGGAAACCCGGTGTTGGCAATATTAACACCATTCATGAGCCACACGGCCGAGGCCCCGGTACTGGTATTCCGCCAAACAAGATCCGATTTGCCGTCAATATTAAAATCATGCGTGGCAATGGTACCACTAGAATTTTTGACGATACTCACGGTGTCGGTAATGTCGCCCCCTTCCCGCAAATTTCGAAATGTGAGACTGCTGCCCGTAATGTCTAAGAGTACCGATCCATAGGCTACGTCCAACACCGCCATGACGGGATGTACGGGATGGGTCGAATCAAGATCATGGCCTCCGTGGCCTGCCACGACATAGACTGTCCCATCGTGCGAAACACCGCCGGCACTTTTTTGATATGCTCCCGTGCCAGAGGGATTCCCATTTCCGGCATCAAGAATATGGCCATCGGCTTGCAGCGTATTGAATGATGGGGTGGCAAAATTAGGAGCTGTGCCATAGCCGTAGGCGCCATCTAGGAGGTAGGATCGCTCATAGGCATGGGAATGTCCCGCAAAGACCAAATCAACGCCCCCAGCTTCTAGAATAGGGAGAATCTTCTCCCGCATGTCGACCAGCCGTCCTCCGGAGTCGGCCGCATTGTCGGAATCGTGGCCTTTCGAATAGGGCGGATGATGCCAGAAAGCGATCACCCACTCCTGCCCCGTCGAAGCCAGATCATTTTGTAACCAGGTCACCATCGGCGAACCCGGGGCCCGGCTACTGTCCATCGAATCCAGCACAATAAAATGCACATTGGCGTAATCAAAGGCATAGTAGGCCTCGGTGCCGGAAGCTACCCCTCCTGCTTGGCCACTACTCGGCAGGACATGGGCCTCATAGTAAGGGCCAATGCCCATGGAGCTCGTGCTGTTCGGAACCTCATGATTGCCCAGCGTCGGCCAAAGGGGCGTCTGGCGGAGAATATCTTGATAGATCGCAAAATGCTTGCTGGTAAATTCCGCGTCGGTGCCATTTTCATACGCCATGTCCCCCATGTGAAGAATAATATCTGGTGGGTTCGCCGAAGTTTCGGTCAGCATCGCATCCCGCACATTCCGTTGATTGACCCCGGCGTCGCCGGAGTCGCCCAGCACCCATGCTCGAATAGGTGTAGCCGACCCGATGGGGGGGGCCGTGACAAAAAAGTGATTAGTCGTCCCACCCGCCTGCACGACATTCGGCGCGGTGCCGACGTTATAGAAATATTTCGTGGCAGCCGCCAGGCCCGTAATGGTAACAATGTGATCCTTGACGTTGAGCCCGGCCCGGGTGACCGCCGTGCCGGTTGCCGTTTGGGTCAGGGAGCCGGACACCGTGCCGTATTTTACCTGGCTATTGTCCGCTGAATTCAGGTCGGTACGCCAAACAATCGTAATGGAGGTGGGGGTGACAAGCTGCAGGTAAGGTTGCCGCACAACGGCCGCAATGGCTGGCACCACAGAGGCCACCAGCACGGACAGCAGACAGCCCAGGCTTACCAAAACAATTTTCTTCATAATTTTTTAATCCCTAAGTGGGGGGAAATAGGCCACCCTTCGGATCACCTAGAAAAAGTGAAAGGGAACCCTTTCTAATTTTATTGAGGCTCCTTTGAAGTAGACAACATCTCCTGGCAACCAAACCTGGTTATTATTGAGAAGTGAATCCAGGGCACTGATTCCATATGCTTTTTCGCACCTGATTATTCCAGACCATCAAATTGGGTTTTTCATCCCTTTGAAATTACCGGATCATTCATTTTGCATCAAAAACATGGGGAATGAAGAAAATATTTAAGTAAATTACCATGAATTAAATTTTTAGGCTTAGCTATGCGTATACCCAGATAGTTCGCTTTAAAAATACCGCAATAAGACTATCAGCTATAATTTAAAAAGCAAACCCCGTGCCAAGCCAATGTCACATAGAGAATGTTCAACAAATATAAGGCCCGAAACCTCTTCGATTTTCTTACTATACGTAAAATCTGCTGGACCTTCTCAATTTTCATTAGCTGTCAACATACAAAGTGGAGGGCAATATCGAGAGAGGTTTAAATCTTTCCTCATTTCCCGCCATGCTTCCCAGATTTTTAGGTGAGATTCCTCTCCTCTTGCACCAATTGCAGAATTCTCTAAAGCTTTGATTCCCACAGTTTGACGTGACCCCCGTTTCTTATGAGAAACGGGGGTCACATTCAGCAGGACTTTCTCTTTAGTGAGCTGATTAAGTCATTCTTGAATTTCCCAAGCCGTCGACGCACTGCCGATAAATCCAACGTCCGTCCTGGTTGCCCCGTTCATCAGCCACACGGCCACTGCGCCGCTCGTGGTATTGCGCCAGATGATATCCGCATTGCCATCCCCATCCGTATCGTCTACTTGCCTAATTTGCCACGCTGAGGCCACACCACCCAGTGAATCCAGGGAGAAGGGCACTTCTTTTCCATTCAGCAACCAGACCGCAGCACTGCCATTCGTATGCCGCCAGACAAGGTCCACCTTGTTATCACCATTCAAATCCGCGATTCCCTTGATTGTCCAAGCTGTCGAGGCAGTTCCGGGAAAGCCCACATCCGTTCTGGTCGACCCGTTCATCAGCCACACAGCCACCGCGCCACTCGTGGTATTGCGCCAGATGATATCCGCGTTGCCATCGGCATCCGTATCACCCACCCCGGCAACCTGCCACGCGGAGGCCACACCACCCAGTGAATCCAGGGAGAAAGGCACTTCTTTCCCATTCAGCAACCAGACCGCAGCACTACCATTCGTATGCCGCCAGACAAGGTCCACCTTGTTATCACCATTCAAGTCTCCGACTCCCTCGATTGTCCAAGCTGTCGAGGCAGTTCCGGGAAAGCCCACGTCCGTCCTGGTCGACCCGTTCATCAGCCACACAGCCACTGCGCCGCTCGTGGTATTGCGCCAGATGATATCCGCCTTGCCATCCCCATCCGTATCACCCACCCCCGCAACCTGCCACGCGGAGGCCACACCGCCCAGTGAATCCAGGGAGAAGGGCACTTCTTTCCCGTTCAGCAACCAGACCGCAGCACTACCATTCGTATGCCGCCAGACAAGATCGGCTTTGCCATCCCCATCTAAATCATGCCGTACAGAACTAGATGATGATTCAATCAACCGGACAGCGCTGCCATACTTACCAAGGAATTCATTGCCAGCGGTTCCGTCCCAACTGATGGTCAGCACTACGA
Above is a window of Candidatus Nitrospira neomarina DNA encoding:
- a CDS encoding FG-GAP-like repeat-containing protein, translating into MKKIVLVSLGCLLSVLVASVVPAIAAVVRQPYLQLVTPTSITIVWRTDLNSADNSQVKYGTVSGSLTQTATGTAVTRAGLNVKDHIVTITGLAAATKYFYNVGTAPNVVQAGGTTNHFFVTAPPIGSATPIRAWVLGDSGDAGVNQRNVRDAMLTETSANPPDIILHMGDMAYENGTDAEFTSKHFAIYQDILRQTPLWPTLGNHEVPNSTSSMGIGPYYEAHVLPSSGQAGGVASGTEAYYAFDYANVHFIVLDSMDSSRAPGSPMVTWLQNDLASTGQEWVIAFWHHPPYSKGHDSDNAADSGGRLVDMREKILPILEAGGVDLVFAGHSHAYERSYLLDGAYGYGTAPNFATPSFNTLQADGHILDAGNGNPSGTGAYQKSAGGVSHDGTVYVVAGHGGHDLDSTHPVHPVMAVLDVAYGSVLLDITGSSLTFRNLREGGDITDTVSIVKNSSGTIATHDFNIDGKSDLVWRNTSTGASAVWLMNGVNIANTGFPGGASLSWKIAGKGDLNGDGKSDLVWRNTNSGAVSVWFMNGTTITSTGFPPGAPLAWQIAGVGDLNGDGKADLVWRNTSSGAVAVWIMNGTTILSTGFPGTVPLDWVIKEVGDLNGDGKADLVWRKNSTGAVAVWLMNGAAITSTGFPSGGSLAWQIVGLGDVNGNGTDDIVWRHASSGAVAVWFMNGATITSTGFPGSVSLNWVIRQVGDFNGDGKADLVWHNTGSGTVAVWLMNGATITSTGYPATTSLDWQIQ
- a CDS encoding transposase; this encodes MKKKRFTEEQIFRILRDAEAKTIDAAARQHGASEQSIYGWKRQFGQKEEAEGGGRSAGTPAPSARKCRAKKDLAERDLEVK
- a CDS encoding FG-GAP repeat domain-containing protein; the encoded protein is MKRNTCRTSWWVAGSVATAVLAMGTGSMAAAAGFTAYNDLAWGTGQLETNITKITSPNGGSGLPSTGLLKDFTTGLDTGVTLTVTGGQFLGAAQATQGANPATGDAFTIFDGKISGQGVLSYNDPNVNDPLVLTFSGLNPNRTYDLAYFAHRNANGWDRASLVTLSGTDARMNTSSVASDNPSEAGGVIFSGSGDNSTRLPADNDNGYVARWSEVNSGGDGIVVLTISWDGTAGNEFLGKYGSAVRLIESSSSSVRHDLDGDGKADLVWRHTNGSAAVWLLNGKEVPFSLDSLGGVASAWQVAGVGDTDGDGKADIIWRNTTSGAVAVWLMNGSTRTDVGFPGTASTAWTIEGVGDLNGDNKVDLVWRHTNGSAAVWLLNGKEVPFSLDSLGGVASAWQVAGVGDTDADGNADIIWRNTTSGAVAVWLMNGSTRTDVGFPGTASTAWTIKGIADLNGDNKVDLVWRHTNGSAAVWLLNGKEVPFSLDSLGGVASAWQIRQVDDTDGDGNADIIWRNTTSGAVAVWLMNGATRTDVGFIGSASTAWEIQE